A genomic window from Candidatus Kryptobacter tengchongensis includes:
- a CDS encoding Na+/H+-dicarboxylate symporter: MFFKKPIPIHTKIIIALILGAIFGVIFSVDTHKLKIITRTDKGEVKSIVERWEKAEFILHDSKKEFTSDDQSKIIKFFRDLPKSEKSNVVLIFYKKSSNNQFRETQLIKFENIIDVQKVKTIAIEIKPIGTIFVRLLSFLAIPLVIASLIVGSASLGDIRKVGRIGGKTLGYYIITTSLAITIGLISANLIKPGEKISADIRDRIASEYQADVSEKIQQELGVDVIDFLVNIVPTNPINAMANGNMLQIVFFAVIFGLTLTMIDNSKSESVIRFFDGVSDTMIKMVDLVMKIAPYGVFALISATVAEFGFGILSTLLWYIVTVLIGLLIHLLGVYSFAVKFLGKMNPLKFFKGMRDAQIIAFSTSSSAATLPVNFECTERNLGVPKQITSFVLPLGATINMDGTALYQGVASVFIAQVYGFNLDITQQLTIVLTATLASIGTAPVPGVGIIMLVMILKAIHIPAEGIALILGVDRILDMCRTVVNITGDATAAVIVARSEGLMKNDEKNEV; this comes from the coding sequence ATGTTTTTTAAAAAGCCGATCCCGATTCATACAAAAATAATTATCGCTTTGATCCTCGGTGCAATTTTCGGGGTTATTTTCAGTGTTGATACTCATAAGTTGAAAATAATAACGAGAACGGATAAGGGTGAGGTTAAAAGCATAGTTGAAAGATGGGAAAAGGCTGAGTTTATTCTGCACGATTCCAAAAAAGAATTTACATCTGATGATCAAAGCAAGATAATTAAATTTTTTCGTGATTTGCCAAAATCTGAAAAATCAAATGTGGTTTTGATCTTTTATAAAAAGTCATCAAATAATCAATTTCGGGAAACGCAGTTGATAAAGTTTGAGAATATCATTGATGTCCAAAAGGTTAAAACCATTGCGATAGAGATAAAACCAATTGGGACAATTTTTGTTCGCTTGCTAAGTTTTCTTGCGATCCCGCTTGTGATAGCTTCACTTATAGTTGGTTCAGCAAGTTTGGGTGATATTAGAAAAGTTGGAAGAATTGGGGGTAAAACGCTTGGTTATTATATCATTACCACATCGCTTGCGATTACAATCGGGCTTATTTCAGCTAATTTGATTAAACCTGGAGAGAAAATTTCTGCAGATATAAGAGATAGAATTGCTTCTGAATATCAAGCGGATGTCTCGGAGAAAATACAGCAGGAGCTCGGGGTTGATGTAATTGATTTTTTAGTCAACATTGTCCCGACAAACCCGATAAACGCGATGGCAAATGGGAATATGCTTCAAATTGTTTTCTTTGCAGTTATATTTGGTCTTACTTTAACTATGATTGATAACAGCAAATCTGAATCTGTTATTAGATTTTTTGATGGTGTGAGCGATACAATGATAAAAATGGTTGACCTTGTGATGAAGATAGCACCGTATGGGGTTTTTGCTTTGATTTCAGCGACTGTTGCGGAGTTTGGATTCGGGATTCTATCAACATTGTTGTGGTACATTGTCACGGTTTTGATTGGATTGTTAATTCATTTGCTTGGTGTTTATTCATTTGCTGTAAAATTTCTTGGGAAAATGAATCCGTTGAAATTTTTCAAAGGGATGAGAGATGCTCAAATAATTGCGTTCAGCACAAGTTCAAGTGCTGCCACTTTGCCAGTTAATTTTGAATGCACCGAAAGAAATCTTGGCGTTCCAAAACAAATTACAAGTTTTGTCCTCCCACTTGGTGCGACAATAAACATGGATGGAACTGCGCTTTATCAGGGAGTCGCTTCTGTCTTCATAGCACAGGTTTATGGGTTTAATCTTGATATAACCCAACAACTTACAATTGTTCTCACTGCAACGCTTGCTTCAATTGGGACTGCTCCTGTCCCTGGAGTTGGTATAATCATGCTTGTTATGATTTTAAAAGCAATTCATATACCGGCGGAGGGGATTGCGCTTATTCTCGGTGTCGACAGAATTCTTGATATGTGTCGGACTGTGGTAAATATCACCGGTGACGCAACAGCTGCGGTCATCGTTGCGAGGAGCGAGGGGTTAATGAAAAACGACGAGAAAAATGAGGTTTAA
- a CDS encoding Outer membrane protein assembly factor BamB, contains PQQ-like beta-propeller repeat → MGITLVKSLILIFSFLFYGISPESYVYRYDVQHSGVYRGEKFPTLNKLKWKFKTNGTIYSTPAIAEMSVFFGSNDGNFYSIDFKTGRLKWKFKTGNTIETSPVYFDGKIYFGSNDKYFYCLDAKTGKMLWRFKVEGWLMSSPIIVDDIVYFGSGEGVLYAVSALNGNLIWKFQAQKAIYSSPAYYDGKIYFGSLDKNFYAVDSKTGKLVWVVPTGGMINASPVISSGIVFFGSHDGNLYAVDSKAGWIRWKFQTRGQLTQTPAVDGKAVYFSSADGILYIVSLDGKLIWKIALDAVSIWSPPIVSGDYIYVCVNTSTYSGVYKFNRMTGKMESAFDLGHRAFASPVIAYGVLFVGAKDGYLYAIE, encoded by the coding sequence ATGGGAATTACATTGGTTAAATCTCTAATTTTAATTTTTTCATTCTTGTTTTACGGAATTAGCCCTGAATCATATGTTTATCGCTATGATGTTCAACACAGTGGAGTTTACCGTGGTGAAAAGTTTCCAACACTTAATAAGTTGAAATGGAAATTTAAAACAAACGGGACAATTTACTCAACCCCAGCTATTGCTGAAATGAGCGTTTTCTTTGGCTCAAATGATGGAAATTTTTACAGCATTGATTTTAAAACAGGAAGATTAAAATGGAAATTTAAAACAGGTAATACAATTGAGACATCACCAGTGTATTTTGACGGCAAAATTTACTTTGGTTCAAATGATAAATACTTTTACTGTCTTGATGCGAAAACCGGGAAAATGCTATGGAGATTTAAAGTTGAGGGTTGGCTTATGAGTTCACCAATAATTGTTGATGATATTGTCTATTTTGGTTCAGGTGAAGGAGTTCTTTATGCGGTTTCAGCTCTAAATGGAAATCTCATTTGGAAATTTCAGGCACAAAAGGCGATTTATTCCTCTCCTGCCTATTACGATGGGAAGATTTACTTTGGTTCGCTTGATAAGAATTTTTATGCGGTTGATTCAAAAACTGGAAAACTTGTTTGGGTGGTTCCAACTGGTGGAATGATAAATGCTTCCCCTGTAATTTCTTCAGGGATTGTTTTTTTTGGTTCCCATGATGGGAATTTATATGCTGTTGATTCAAAAGCTGGATGGATCAGGTGGAAATTTCAAACACGAGGTCAACTTACTCAAACCCCAGCAGTTGATGGTAAAGCTGTTTATTTTAGTTCCGCTGATGGCATACTTTATATTGTGTCATTAGATGGGAAGCTTATTTGGAAAATAGCGCTTGATGCAGTTTCAATATGGAGCCCACCGATTGTGAGCGGTGATTATATTTATGTTTGTGTGAATACATCAACCTATTCAGGTGTTTATAAATTTAATCGGATGACCGGGAAAATGGAGTCAGCATTTGATTTAGGACATCGGGCATTTGCTTCGCCGGTAATTGCTTATGGTGTTTTGTTTGTTGGGGCAAAGGATGGATATTTGTATGCAATTGAGTAA
- a CDS encoding Threonine/homoserine/homoserine lactone efflux protein has product MIALFAGIIFGVIISVPIGPINLTILTKGMRDGFKPAFWTGVGSATMEFLYCLLAMFGMGALVEHSLGNIIVQIFAFLILFIFGFRNLIVHPKKIYNGEFALNNGNGKLNFIKKHHIHNTFLVGAVLYALNPTFIIFWITIAGFVQSTSLIGNSLDNFLFALGVGLGVVLWFYLLLKFVHNIIEFRTKTVARFHRISGIIILGFAFYLAFEILKKLI; this is encoded by the coding sequence TTGATAGCGCTTTTTGCTGGCATAATTTTCGGAGTTATCATCTCAGTGCCAATTGGACCGATAAATCTTACGATTTTGACGAAGGGAATGAGAGATGGTTTTAAACCTGCTTTTTGGACAGGTGTGGGTTCTGCGACAATGGAGTTTTTATATTGCCTTCTCGCGATGTTTGGTATGGGTGCATTGGTTGAGCATTCACTTGGAAATATAATCGTTCAGATTTTCGCATTCTTGATTCTTTTCATCTTTGGATTTCGTAATCTTATAGTTCATCCGAAGAAGATTTATAACGGTGAGTTTGCACTTAATAATGGAAATGGTAAGCTCAATTTCATCAAGAAACATCACATTCATAACACCTTCCTTGTTGGAGCGGTATTATATGCTTTGAATCCAACATTTATAATTTTCTGGATAACCATCGCAGGTTTTGTTCAATCAACAAGCTTGATTGGAAATTCACTTGACAACTTTTTATTCGCACTTGGGGTTGGGCTTGGGGTTGTGCTTTGGTTTTATTTGTTGCTAAAGTTTGTTCATAACATCATTGAGTTCAGAACAAAAACAGTTGCTCGCTTTCATCGCATTTCAGGAATAATCATACTTGGCTTTGCTTTTTATCTTGCTTTTGAAATTCTGAAAAAATTAATATAA
- a CDS encoding methylated-DNA-[protein]-cysteine S-methyltransferase — protein sequence MLYCTSFESIIGVIYIASSEKGVCKISLTHASADEFRTWIKRHFPEHEIVDSRQQNKEAIEQIRLYLARKLRKFDLEIDMIGTEFQKKVWRETMKIPYGETVTYSTLARRIHKPNSQRAVGNALGANPLPIVIPCHRVIASDGSLGGYTGGIKIKEFLLGLEGARNI from the coding sequence ATGCTTTATTGTACATCGTTTGAGTCAATTATTGGGGTAATTTACATCGCCTCTTCCGAAAAAGGGGTCTGTAAAATTTCCCTAACCCATGCTTCCGCTGATGAATTTAGGACCTGGATAAAAAGACATTTCCCCGAACATGAAATTGTTGATAGCAGGCAACAAAATAAGGAAGCGATTGAGCAAATTAGGCTTTATCTTGCAAGAAAGCTGAGAAAGTTTGACCTTGAAATTGACATGATTGGGACTGAGTTTCAGAAAAAAGTTTGGCGTGAGACGATGAAAATTCCGTATGGAGAAACAGTGACATATTCAACGCTTGCCAGAAGAATTCATAAGCCAAATTCTCAAAGAGCTGTTGGTAACGCACTTGGGGCTAATCCATTGCCAATTGTGATCCCTTGCCATCGTGTTATTGCTTCAGATGGGTCGCTTGGTGGCTATACTGGTGGAATCAAAATAAAAGAATTTTTGCTTGGTCTTGAGGGAGCAAGGAATATTTAG
- a CDS encoding DNA methylase produces the protein MIGEKTTSEKLVLFENVQFIYELALAQFELISLGVGFEITNGLREFNVFGDLDLKKLKKRLAYFKIVGSEYTDYYFILRKNRTNSVNQYLTHWIYPYKGKFHPQMIRALLNIIKLESGDTVLDPFIGSGTTALEAQLLGINCIGIDISPLCVLQSKVKTESIYVLNEICEYKEKIDSSLFFSADEKKLERIISNIENEKVRNFYTIAKLVAISDNIRRKKKFQDAFLKNFNLMLLSVKDYVELVNELNLDLGRVDIRLGDARNLPLSDESIDGVITSPPYSIALDYVKNDEHALKALGYDLRNIREEFIGVRGKGRNRIELYNEDMEQVIREIYRVLKRGKYAVIIIGNATYQGKEIKTTEFIINYATQIGFKLVRNINKIIFGLYNVMQRENILIFKKE, from the coding sequence ATGATTGGCGAAAAAACGACATCGGAAAAATTAGTCCTTTTTGAAAATGTTCAGTTTATCTATGAGCTCGCATTGGCACAGTTTGAACTTATATCTCTTGGGGTTGGTTTTGAGATAACAAATGGACTTAGGGAATTTAATGTATTCGGCGACCTTGATTTGAAAAAACTTAAGAAAAGATTGGCGTATTTTAAGATTGTTGGGAGTGAATACACTGATTATTATTTTATTTTGAGAAAGAACAGGACAAACTCGGTTAATCAATATTTAACGCATTGGATTTACCCATACAAAGGCAAGTTTCACCCCCAAATGATAAGAGCTTTGTTGAATATAATAAAGCTTGAAAGCGGAGATACAGTTCTTGACCCATTCATCGGAAGTGGGACAACTGCCCTTGAGGCACAATTGCTTGGAATAAATTGCATAGGAATTGATATATCACCTTTATGTGTGCTTCAGAGCAAAGTTAAAACTGAATCTATTTATGTGCTTAACGAAATATGTGAATATAAAGAGAAAATTGATTCATCTCTCTTTTTTAGTGCGGATGAGAAAAAACTTGAAAGAATTATTTCTAATATTGAGAACGAAAAGGTTAGGAATTTTTATACGATAGCTAAGCTTGTGGCTATAAGTGATAACATAAGGAGAAAAAAGAAATTTCAAGATGCTTTCTTGAAAAACTTTAATTTAATGCTTCTTTCAGTGAAAGATTATGTTGAACTTGTAAATGAGTTAAATCTTGATTTAGGTCGCGTTGATATAAGGTTAGGTGATGCGAGAAATTTACCACTTTCTGATGAAAGCATTGATGGGGTTATAACTTCACCGCCTTATTCCATTGCTCTTGATTATGTGAAAAATGATGAGCATGCTTTGAAAGCACTTGGATATGATTTAAGAAACATAAGAGAAGAATTTATTGGCGTCAGAGGGAAAGGAAGAAATAGAATAGAGCTATATAACGAAGATATGGAACAGGTTATTAGAGAAATATATAGGGTGCTTAAAAGAGGGAAATATGCTGTTATAATAATAGGAAATGCAACATATCAGGGTAAAGAAATAAAAACTACAGAATTTATCATCAATTATGCGACGCAAATTGGATTTAAGCTGGTTAGAAATATAAATAAGATAATCTTCGGTTTGTACAATGTGATGCAAAGAGAAAACATTTTGATCTTTAAGAAGGAATGA
- a CDS encoding DNA primase, whose translation MRIPEDKIEEIRIAVDIVDYINQFVPLRKVGKNYVGLCPFHTEKTPSFTVSPDKQLYHCFGCGAGGNVFNFVMQYEKVSFFEAVKKIAEYVGVELPKPERKERWVETEFEELYEANQFAKEFFIRNLMKTTEGKKAIEYLYKRGINDATIRNFELGYSPEQWDALVQYAIKQNFSLESLEKAGVVARREDGTYYDRFRGRVIFPIFSITGRTIAFGGRRLKDDENIPKYINSPETKVYTKGKVLYGLYQGKEAIRRKGYAILVEGYMDCISLFQAGIENVVASGGTALTEEQVRLISNYTNTIYFLYDADSAGAKAMMRGIDLMLAQGLDVYIVKLPEGEDPDSFIKKNPISEFNKLIENAVNFVEFKALTYQQLGKFDDPNVKVKAIRSLVESISKIPDELKRNVFIREISSKYKIPERLLVNEVESIILRARKESAKNEVKSQESFIFSKFKNIPAEERDLAKILLEANEVVLKFVFEYIKLSDITSDYVKLIYQKIHESFQESKGDYKKPDVNDLLNKAESDEFRSFLTNIALSKYEVSQFWNEKRTSGDEDEVEELWKAVDDVLTKFYLRKIQKIELDLTEKIKEAEKSGDEGRLLELLVKKSEIGKKKNILGIKGFKDIIRKYLNSLNKV comes from the coding sequence ATGCGTATCCCTGAAGATAAAATAGAGGAGATAAGAATTGCTGTTGACATTGTTGATTATATAAATCAGTTTGTGCCTTTGAGGAAGGTTGGGAAAAATTATGTGGGGTTATGTCCCTTTCATACTGAGAAAACGCCTTCATTTACAGTAAGCCCGGATAAACAACTTTATCATTGTTTTGGTTGTGGTGCTGGTGGAAATGTTTTTAATTTTGTTATGCAATATGAAAAGGTTTCATTTTTTGAAGCTGTTAAGAAAATTGCGGAATATGTGGGGGTAGAACTCCCAAAGCCAGAAAGGAAGGAAAGGTGGGTTGAGACGGAGTTTGAAGAACTTTATGAGGCGAATCAGTTTGCGAAAGAATTTTTTATCAGAAATTTGATGAAGACGACGGAAGGGAAGAAAGCAATTGAATATCTTTATAAGCGTGGAATTAATGACGCAACGATAAGGAATTTTGAACTTGGTTATTCTCCAGAACAATGGGATGCCCTTGTCCAATATGCGATAAAACAAAATTTTTCGCTTGAATCGCTTGAAAAAGCTGGTGTTGTGGCAAGAAGAGAAGACGGAACTTATTATGACAGGTTCAGGGGTAGGGTAATTTTCCCAATTTTTTCAATCACAGGTCGGACTATAGCTTTTGGCGGGAGAAGATTGAAAGATGATGAAAATATACCAAAGTATATAAACTCTCCAGAGACAAAGGTTTACACAAAGGGTAAAGTTTTATACGGGCTTTATCAGGGAAAAGAAGCGATAAGGAGAAAAGGATATGCGATTCTTGTTGAGGGTTATATGGATTGCATCTCTCTATTTCAGGCGGGGATTGAAAATGTTGTCGCTTCTGGGGGCACGGCTTTGACGGAGGAGCAGGTGAGGTTGATTTCAAATTATACGAATACAATTTATTTTCTCTATGATGCCGATTCAGCTGGAGCAAAAGCTATGATGCGTGGGATTGATTTGATGCTTGCACAGGGACTTGATGTTTATATCGTTAAATTGCCAGAAGGTGAAGATCCAGATTCGTTTATAAAGAAAAATCCCATTTCTGAGTTTAATAAATTAATTGAAAATGCTGTTAATTTCGTTGAATTCAAGGCATTAACATATCAGCAACTTGGAAAATTTGATGATCCAAATGTGAAAGTCAAAGCAATTCGCTCGCTCGTTGAATCAATTTCAAAAATTCCAGATGAACTTAAAAGAAATGTTTTCATTCGTGAAATTTCCTCAAAGTATAAAATTCCAGAGCGTCTCCTTGTTAATGAGGTTGAATCTATCATTCTGAGAGCTCGGAAAGAATCGGCAAAGAATGAAGTTAAATCTCAGGAAAGTTTTATTTTTTCAAAGTTTAAAAACATTCCAGCGGAAGAAAGGGATCTTGCGAAGATTTTACTTGAGGCAAATGAAGTTGTGTTAAAGTTTGTTTTTGAGTATATAAAGCTTAGCGATATTACAAGCGACTATGTTAAGCTGATCTATCAGAAAATTCATGAATCGTTTCAAGAAAGTAAGGGAGATTATAAAAAGCCAGATGTTAATGATCTTTTGAATAAAGCTGAAAGCGATGAATTTAGAAGTTTTTTGACAAACATTGCCCTGAGCAAATATGAGGTTAGTCAATTTTGGAATGAAAAAAGAACTTCGGGTGATGAAGATGAGGTTGAAGAGTTGTGGAAAGCTGTTGATGATGTTCTTACCAAGTTTTATCTTCGCAAAATACAGAAGATAGAGCTTGATTTGACGGAGAAGATAAAAGAAGCTGAGAAGTCGGGTGATGAAGGGAGGCTTTTGGAACTTCTTGTGAAAAAGAGCGAAATTGGAAAAAAGAAAAATATACTCGGCATCAAGGGTTTCAAGGATATAATTAGAAAATATCTTAACTCACTAAATAAGGTGTAA
- a CDS encoding 4Fe-4S binding domain-containing protein codes for MVIVKDNKCDFCGCCVGVCPENCIELYEAKIEIIQELCTDCGKCVWACPFEVLELHITKKRETFT; via the coding sequence ATGGTGATAGTCAAAGATAATAAATGTGATTTCTGCGGTTGTTGTGTTGGTGTTTGCCCAGAGAATTGTATTGAGCTTTACGAGGCGAAAATTGAGATAATTCAGGAGCTTTGCACGGATTGTGGCAAATGCGTATGGGCTTGTCCTTTTGAAGTTCTTGAACTTCACATAACTAAGAAAAGGGAGACCTTTACATAA